AGTTTTATCTTGAACTTTACCGCTGTCAATTGTGAGATACAAAGAGTTAATCAGATCAATCATTTTCTGATCTTCAGCAGATATGCCGGCCGCAGGCACGAGTTCGATCGAGATCTTCTGCTTCGACTCGCTGGACAACGGGTTCATGCTGTTCGCGAGCGCTTTGTTGATATCAAGCCCTCCTACAGCCTGACAGCCAGTCAACATCACCAACAGCAACGCCATTGGGATCGCTAACCATTTCATTCTTTTGATCATTATCGATGAGTCCCCTTCCCTAGTTAATATATTCCATTATGTTTCAACGGCCTTTACTTGTAAATAGATTTTCGAATTTTACGTGTCCATATGATAGATTCCATAGATTATCACATTCCCTCCTAATATAAATATGCTATAATGACTGCGTATCAACTCTAAAAATTGAAGAAGTTCATGCAGCATCTGCATGAGAGAGGTTCGCGAACTCCCTCTATAAAAAACTAATGGCGCCCTGCCTTTTATTTCGCATGGGCTTGTTTTTTGTAATAGAGGTTGTTCAAAAAGTTCTGACTTTTTGGACAAACGCTAATACAGTTCAAGAACTCTCTTTCTTCCGATTACAAATTCAAGAAGAATGAGAGGTTTTTTTTATGCTTAAAAATGAAAAAGCCGTTGTCGTCTTCAGCGGCGGCCAAGACAGCACCACTTGCCTATTCTGGGCACTACAGCAATTCCGCGAAGTGGAGGCCGTCACCTTCGACTATGGCCAGCGCCATAAGCTGGAGATCGAATGTGCCAAAGAAATCGCCGCCGAGCTGGGCGTGAAGCTGACCATCCTTGATATGAGTCTGCTAGGTCAAATTACGCAGAACTCGCTCACGAACAGTGACATGCCGATCGTTCAAGAGGAAGGCGAGCTGCCAAGCACATTTGTCGAAGGACGTAACCATCTATTCCTGAGCTTTGCGGCTGTATTCGCCAAGGGCCGTTCCGCCCGGCATCTCGTAACTGGCGTATGTGAGACGGATTTCAGCGGATACCCC
The window above is part of the Paenibacillus lutimineralis genome. Proteins encoded here:
- the queC gene encoding 7-cyano-7-deazaguanine synthase QueC — encoded protein: MLKNEKAVVVFSGGQDSTTCLFWALQQFREVEAVTFDYGQRHKLEIECAKEIAAELGVKLTILDMSLLGQITQNSLTNSDMPIVQEEGELPSTFVEGRNHLFLSFAAVFAKGRSARHLVTGVCETDFSGYPDCRDAFVKSLNVTLNLAMDYNFVIHTPLMWIDKAETWKLADELGAFDFVRERTLTCYNGIIGDGCRECPACKLRRAGLEKYLEMRQGVMSL